The Pedobacter mucosus genome window below encodes:
- a CDS encoding SDR family NAD(P)-dependent oxidoreductase — protein sequence MSKLINKVAIVTGAAKGIGAAIAKHFAHEGAKVVVNYASSKEAADQVVKEITDHGGTAIAVQADVSNEAEVIRLFAETKAAFGTLDILVNNAVFQQFLPIEQASAEAFHQHFNVNVLGPVLTIGAALKLFGNKGGNIINISSGASKSPMAGVSLYSATKAALDALTISLSKELGVKNVRINSILPGATETEGAATAGVTAGSDYEKMFVANTPLGRRGKPEDIAKAAVFLASDDAAWITGEQISVSGGMYGF from the coding sequence ATGAGCAAACTAATAAATAAAGTAGCAATAGTTACCGGGGCCGCAAAAGGAATAGGTGCCGCTATTGCAAAACATTTTGCCCACGAAGGCGCAAAGGTTGTAGTAAATTATGCTTCGAGTAAAGAAGCAGCTGATCAAGTGGTTAAGGAAATAACCGATCATGGCGGTACAGCCATTGCCGTACAGGCCGATGTGTCGAACGAAGCAGAAGTAATCAGGCTGTTTGCAGAAACAAAAGCAGCTTTTGGGACATTGGATATCTTGGTAAACAACGCAGTATTTCAGCAATTTTTACCAATCGAACAAGCATCAGCGGAAGCTTTTCATCAGCACTTTAATGTTAATGTTTTAGGTCCGGTGCTTACGATTGGGGCAGCCTTAAAACTATTTGGCAATAAGGGCGGCAATATTATCAATATCAGTTCGGGTGCAAGCAAATCGCCGATGGCCGGAGTTTCATTGTATTCTGCAACGAAAGCGGCATTAGATGCCCTTACGATATCTTTATCAAAAGAACTGGGCGTAAAAAATGTTCGTATCAATTCAATTTTGCCAGGTGCTACAGAAACAGAAGGTGCAGCTACAGCGGGCGTAACTGCTGGAAGTGATTACGAAAAAATGTTTGTTGCCAACACGCCACTTGGCCGTAGAGGTAAGCCCGAAGATATTGCAAAAGCAGCCGTATTTTTGGCTTCTGATGATGCAGCATGGATTACAGGAGAGCAAATTTCCGTTTCAGGTGGTATGTATGGTTTTTAA
- a CDS encoding SDR family NAD(P)-dependent oxidoreductase: protein MSRLINKVAVITGGNSGIGFGIAQEFKNEGAVGAIVGRNQETLNSAAALLGENFIGLNADVTNLSDLDRVFATTAEKFGKIDVIVVNAGGAVTGAAFGSVADIGEEVYDKTMDLNLKSVYFTVHKALPYMNDGGSIILIGSNAAHRAYSSFTLYGAAKAAVIHFAKGFSNDLLARRIRANVISPGTTDTPVFGKFVPAEQLEAVKKSYADAMPIGRIGQPSDIGKTAVFLASDDSSFMLGAELLVDGGMTYLSHTK from the coding sequence ATGAGTAGATTAATAAATAAGGTTGCCGTAATTACAGGAGGCAACAGTGGCATTGGGTTTGGCATTGCACAAGAATTTAAAAACGAAGGCGCTGTGGGCGCTATTGTCGGCAGGAATCAGGAAACTTTAAATAGCGCTGCAGCCCTGCTTGGAGAAAATTTTATTGGCCTAAATGCTGATGTAACCAACCTTTCTGATTTAGATAGGGTGTTTGCGACAACAGCTGAAAAATTCGGAAAAATAGATGTAATTGTTGTTAATGCAGGTGGTGCCGTTACCGGAGCAGCATTTGGATCTGTTGCAGATATTGGAGAAGAAGTTTACGACAAGACAATGGATTTAAACCTGAAAAGTGTTTATTTCACCGTTCATAAAGCACTGCCATATATGAATGATGGTGGTTCTATTATCCTGATCGGATCGAATGCAGCGCATCGGGCATATTCTTCTTTCACGCTTTATGGTGCCGCAAAAGCAGCGGTAATTCATTTTGCAAAAGGGTTTTCTAACGACCTTTTAGCGAGAAGAATCAGGGCAAATGTGATATCACCAGGTACAACAGACACACCAGTTTTTGGCAAGTTTGTCCCTGCAGAACAATTGGAAGCTGTAAAGAAATCTTATGCAGATGCGATGCCGATAGGCAGAATTGGACAACCATCCGACATTGGTAAAACGGCGGTTTTTTTAGCTTCTGATGATTCTTCGTTTATGCTTGGCGCTGAACTTCTAGTTGATGGCGGCATGACCTATTTATCACACACTAAATAA
- a CDS encoding winged helix-turn-helix transcriptional regulator, giving the protein MGCKIEEFKEEQRKRIRAVQDSMDVLNGKWKIAIISSICCYGKRRFSDILNDIDGISNRMLSKELKELEINQLVKRTVLNTQPITVQYELTEHGNTLQTIITNLTDWGIVHRKKIVGKETLVEV; this is encoded by the coding sequence ATGGGGTGTAAAATAGAAGAGTTTAAAGAGGAACAAAGGAAAAGAATAAGAGCCGTTCAAGATTCAATGGACGTGCTAAATGGGAAATGGAAGATTGCTATTATTTCTTCTATCTGCTGTTATGGCAAAAGGCGATTTTCTGATATTTTGAATGATATAGATGGGATTTCCAACAGGATGTTGAGTAAGGAATTAAAGGAGTTGGAAATAAATCAGTTAGTGAAACGAACTGTTTTAAATACACAGCCTATAACGGTTCAGTACGAACTTACAGAACATGGTAATACGCTACAAACCATAATCACCAACCTAACCGATTGGGGAATTGTACACCGAAAGAAAATTGTTGGGAAAGAAACTTTGGTAGAAGTATAA
- a CDS encoding single-stranded DNA-binding protein codes for MESAINKVVLSGFAGADAEVKTLSGNQKLARVNLAVNENYKNSAGEEIKKTQWFTLTFWNAKADIAEMQIKKGTRLTIEGRLQTGSYEAKDGTKRFTTEIVVNDIVFKEIELIA; via the coding sequence ATGGAAAGTGCAATTAACAAAGTAGTATTAAGTGGATTTGCTGGTGCAGATGCAGAAGTTAAAACTTTATCTGGAAATCAAAAATTAGCCCGTGTAAACCTTGCGGTAAATGAGAATTATAAAAATTCAGCCGGAGAAGAAATTAAAAAAACACAATGGTTTACGCTTACATTTTGGAACGCAAAAGCTGATATAGCAGAAATGCAAATCAAAAAAGGCACACGTTTAACAATAGAAGGTAGGTTGCAAACTGGTAGCTATGAAGCTAAAGATGGAACAAAACGTTTCACTACAGAAATTGTGGTAAACGATATTGTATTCAAAGAAATAGAATTGATCGCTTAG
- a CDS encoding TonB-dependent receptor, whose product MKITLTLLLSFLFYTSFSQITKPDSVKKLNEVVVKGYYNSQPLLRSVSAVSLVDSNQIKNQQNSSLVSTFNTVPGVRMEERSPGSYRLSLRGSLLRSPFGIRNIRIYVDDFPLTDAGGNTYLNSLDANAIGSMEIYKGPEASIFGANTGGAVLINTQDLSKNSADVSLTGGSYGLFHQTLNLQHQIKNYSFSFNEGYQRSDGYRQNSALDRKYFQTTQQWNYNPSGTLKAFAFYSDLAYETPGGLTAAQLELDPKLARPATPTIPGAITQQAAIYNKTFFGGISNTYQISERFRHVIAVYTSYTDFKNPFITNYEKRYESTLGLRTFLEYTQKTENLRFNAQTGFEGSGTKSQIKNFNNNGGEPTSMIAFDHLKANQNFAFLRFNLDINSKLLLELSSSLNFYSYKYESFFPVLVVEQQRKFDTQLMPKFAVSYLINNSISIRGSVSKGYSPPTIAEVRSSDNNINNNLQAELGWNYELGLRYKTSDNRLYINGNIFQFNLKDAIVRRLNPNDTEYFINAGGTKQQGLELETAFWIIQNSDSFLTGLQLRSNYTYSRFRFENFVSGVSSFSGNKLTGVPSNTIISSLEFQFKKGFYLFGQHNYTSSIPLNDGNTVFSKKYNLVEAKAGIRSLKIINTPVDIFVGLNNLLNEKYSLGNDLNAANGRYFNTAAGINFYSGIAVKL is encoded by the coding sequence TTGAAAATAACCCTTACCTTACTTTTATCATTTCTTTTTTATACTTCCTTTTCTCAAATAACAAAACCTGATTCCGTTAAAAAATTAAACGAAGTTGTGGTTAAAGGATACTATAATTCACAGCCATTATTGCGATCTGTTTCGGCAGTTAGTCTCGTAGACAGCAATCAAATCAAAAACCAACAAAATAGTTCCTTAGTAAGCACATTTAATACTGTACCAGGCGTACGGATGGAAGAAAGGTCACCAGGAAGTTATCGGTTATCACTTCGTGGGAGTTTATTGCGATCGCCATTTGGCATTCGGAATATTAGGATCTATGTTGATGATTTCCCATTAACAGATGCTGGTGGAAATACCTATTTAAACTCTTTAGATGCGAATGCTATTGGCTCGATGGAAATTTACAAAGGTCCGGAGGCCAGTATTTTTGGTGCAAATACAGGCGGGGCAGTTTTAATTAACACACAAGATTTAAGTAAAAATAGTGCCGATGTTTCTCTAACAGGCGGTTCATACGGCTTATTCCATCAAACTTTAAATCTTCAACATCAAATTAAAAATTATAGTTTTAGTTTTAACGAAGGCTACCAAAGAAGCGATGGGTATAGGCAGAACAGCGCATTGGATAGAAAATATTTCCAAACTACGCAACAATGGAATTATAATCCATCAGGAACTTTGAAGGCTTTTGCTTTTTATAGTGATTTAGCCTACGAAACACCAGGTGGATTAACGGCGGCGCAGTTGGAGCTCGACCCTAAATTAGCCCGACCAGCTACGCCAACAATTCCTGGAGCAATTACTCAACAAGCTGCAATTTATAACAAAACATTTTTTGGGGGAATTTCAAATACTTACCAAATCAGTGAGCGTTTTAGACATGTAATTGCAGTTTATACTTCCTATACTGATTTTAAAAATCCTTTTATAACGAATTATGAAAAACGTTATGAAAGCACATTAGGACTAAGAACGTTTTTAGAATATACGCAGAAAACGGAAAATTTAAGGTTTAATGCACAAACAGGATTTGAAGGTTCGGGTACAAAAAGTCAGATCAAGAACTTCAATAATAATGGCGGAGAACCCACCTCGATGATTGCTTTTGACCACTTAAAAGCCAATCAGAACTTTGCTTTTTTACGTTTCAATTTAGATATAAACAGCAAATTACTATTGGAGCTTTCCTCGAGTTTAAACTTTTATAGTTATAAATATGAAAGCTTCTTCCCAGTATTGGTTGTAGAGCAGCAACGGAAATTTGATACGCAGTTAATGCCCAAATTTGCAGTTTCATATTTAATTAATAATTCAATTTCCATTAGAGGATCAGTAAGCAAAGGTTATTCGCCACCTACGATTGCTGAAGTCAGATCTTCTGACAATAACATTAATAATAATTTACAGGCAGAACTAGGTTGGAATTATGAGTTAGGATTACGCTATAAAACCAGTGATAATCGTTTATATATAAATGGCAATATTTTTCAGTTTAATTTAAAGGATGCAATTGTTCGCCGCCTAAATCCTAATGATACAGAATACTTTATTAATGCGGGAGGAACAAAACAACAAGGTTTAGAACTGGAAACAGCATTCTGGATTATTCAAAACTCAGATTCATTTTTAACTGGTTTACAATTGCGTAGCAATTATACTTATAGCCGTTTTAGATTTGAGAATTTTGTAAGTGGAGTTTCTTCATTTAGTGGAAATAAACTAACTGGCGTTCCATCCAATACGATTATAAGTTCATTGGAATTTCAATTTAAAAAGGGTTTCTATTTATTTGGACAACATAATTATACTTCCTCTATCCCACTTAATGATGGTAATACGGTGTTTTCAAAAAAGTATAACCTTGTTGAAGCCAAAGCAGGAATCAGGAGTTTAAAAATTATCAATACACCTGTAGATATTTTTGTAGGACTAAATAATTTATTAAATGAAAAATATAGTTTGGGTAATGATTTAAATGCAGCAAATGGAAGATATTTTAATACTGCTGCTGGTATCAATTTTTATTCGGGAATCGCTGTAAAGTTGTAG
- a CDS encoding type I restriction endonuclease: MDFKDEIKQFGDRVEKLKAQISTEEATKNAFIMPFINALGYDVFNPLEVVPEFIADIGIKKGEKVDYAIMKDGQPTILVECKHWSENLDPHNSQLFRYFHTTKAKFGLLSNGIIFRFYTDLVEKNKMDEKPFLEFNVTDIKDNQIEELKKFHKSYFNVENIVNTASELKYMNELKSFIHTEFQNPTDNFVRHFAKQAYSGVLIAKLMEQFTGLTKKSIQQYINDLITERLKSALKKENDDEQKAIEQETALATDEINESKIETSDEEMEGFMIVKTILRQKIASNRIAFRDAQSYFAILLDDNNRKTICRLYLNGTKNYLAVIDEQKKEIKHEIATLDDIFNFAETLHKIVATYDATDKKTQ; the protein is encoded by the coding sequence ATGGATTTTAAAGATGAGATTAAACAATTTGGCGATAGAGTTGAGAAACTGAAAGCCCAAATAAGTACAGAAGAAGCTACAAAAAACGCTTTCATTATGCCTTTTATAAATGCATTGGGTTATGATGTTTTTAACCCTCTAGAAGTTGTTCCGGAGTTTATCGCAGACATCGGAATTAAAAAAGGCGAAAAAGTGGACTATGCTATAATGAAAGACGGGCAACCCACCATTTTGGTTGAATGCAAACATTGGAGTGAAAATTTGGATCCACATAACTCACAACTTTTTAGATATTTTCATACGACCAAAGCCAAGTTTGGGCTTTTATCTAATGGAATTATTTTCAGATTCTACACAGATTTAGTGGAAAAAAATAAAATGGACGAAAAACCATTTTTAGAGTTTAACGTAACGGATATTAAAGATAACCAAATTGAAGAATTAAAGAAGTTTCATAAATCTTACTTTAACGTTGAAAATATTGTAAATACTGCCAGCGAATTAAAGTATATGAATGAACTTAAAAGTTTTATTCATACAGAATTCCAAAATCCAACAGATAATTTTGTTAGGCACTTTGCTAAACAAGCATATTCAGGGGTATTAATTGCTAAACTCATGGAGCAGTTTACAGGCTTAACCAAGAAATCAATTCAACAGTATATTAACGACTTGATTACTGAACGACTGAAATCTGCTCTAAAGAAAGAAAATGATGACGAGCAAAAGGCAATTGAACAAGAAACAGCTTTAGCTACAGATGAAATAAATGAGAGCAAGATTGAAACATCTGACGAAGAAATGGAGGGTTTTATGATTGTTAAAACTATTTTAAGACAAAAAATAGCTTCAAATAGAATTGCTTTTAGAGACGCCCAATCATATTTCGCCATTTTACTTGACGATAATAATCGTAAAACAATTTGTAGACTTTATCTAAATGGCACTAAAAATTATTTAGCTGTTATTGACGAGCAAAAGAAAGAAATCAAACATGAAATTGCAACACTTGATGACATTTTCAATTTTGCAGAAACGTTACATAAAATTGTAGCGACTTATGACGCAACAGACAAAAAAACACAGTAG
- a CDS encoding transposase, translated as MVDKYQNKYRIPSARLQNWNYANEGAYFITICTKDRLHRFGKIEDGKMILSKIGVIANLMWYEIKNHNKNLELGEFIVMPNHVHGILILNDAPVVQTGHALSLAPPPGQSIGQQRFQNQGKNTISSAIGSYKSAVTKHCNRLGFEFGWQPLFYDHVIRDEKSFSNISNYIENNPLNWGIDKFQIKE; from the coding sequence ATGGTTGATAAATATCAGAATAAATATAGGATACCTTCTGCCCGCTTACAAAATTGGAACTATGCTAATGAAGGAGCATACTTTATTACGATTTGCACCAAGGATAGATTGCATCGATTTGGGAAAATTGAGGATGGAAAAATGATTTTATCTAAAATTGGAGTAATCGCTAATTTGATGTGGTATGAAATAAAGAATCACAATAAAAATTTAGAATTAGGGGAATTTATTGTAATGCCTAATCATGTGCATGGGATATTGATTTTGAATGATGCGCCAGTTGTACAGACAGGGCATGCCCTGTCTCTAGCGCCGCCCCCGGGGCAATCCATTGGCCAACAACGATTTCAAAATCAGGGAAAAAATACAATATCCTCTGCTATTGGCTCATACAAATCGGCGGTAACGAAACATTGTAACCGATTAGGTTTTGAATTTGGATGGCAACCGCTCTTTTACGACCACGTTATTCGTGATGAGAAATCTTTTTCAAACATCTCAAATTACATAGAAAACAACCCGCTGAACTGGGGCATTGATAAATTTCAGATAAAAGAATAA
- a CDS encoding NADP-dependent isocitrate dehydrogenase, translating into MSNTSKIIYTKTDEAPMLATYSLLPIVQAFTASAGIDVETRDISLAGRILSNFPEYLNDDQKIGDALTELGALATTPEANIIKLPNISASIPQLVGAITELQSQGFALPNYPDNAQSDEEKAIKAKYSKVLGSAVNPVLREGNSDRRAPKAVKNYAKTNPHSMGKWSADSKTKVASMTEGDFYGSEKSVTVTEASQFKIEFVAADGTVKELKGLAPLKAGEVIDSSALSLSALKAFVAKEIEEAKAAGVLLSAHLKATMMKVSDPIIFGAIVEVYFADVFTKYADLFKSLNVDTSNGLGDVYAKIAGNAQQAEVEAAIAAAIENGPALAMVNSDKGITNLHVPSDVIVDASMPAMIRTSGQMWNKEGKAQDTIALIPDRCYAGVYTATIDDCKANGAFDVTTIGSVPNVGLMAQKAEEYGSHDKTFQAAANGTIRVTDADGKVFFDQKVETGDIFRMCQTKDAPIQDWVKLAVNRARLSETPAVFWLDENRAHDKEIIAKVNTYLKDHDTEGLDIRILAPIEATKFTLERIRKGEDTISVTGNVLRDYLTDLFPILELGTSAKMLSIVPLMNGGGLFETGAGGSAPKHIEQFIEEGYLRWDSLGEFLALAVSLEHLGQTQNNAKALVLAETLDVATEKFLANDKSPARKVGQIDNRGSHFYLALYWAEALAGQSKDSDLQARFTPLAKALAENETKINEELIGAQGKPQNIGGYYNPNDDLASKAMRPSETLNSTLASL; encoded by the coding sequence ATGTCAAACACATCAAAAATTATCTACACCAAAACAGACGAGGCGCCAATGTTGGCAACTTACTCACTATTGCCTATTGTGCAAGCTTTCACTGCATCAGCAGGTATTGATGTAGAAACAAGAGACATTTCTTTAGCAGGCAGAATTTTATCAAATTTCCCTGAATATTTAAATGATGATCAAAAAATTGGCGATGCGTTAACAGAACTTGGTGCTTTGGCAACCACACCAGAAGCTAATATTATCAAATTACCTAATATATCTGCATCAATTCCACAATTGGTTGGTGCAATAACAGAATTACAATCGCAAGGATTTGCGCTTCCAAATTATCCTGACAATGCACAGAGTGATGAAGAAAAAGCAATTAAAGCTAAATATTCTAAAGTTTTAGGTTCTGCAGTTAATCCTGTTTTACGTGAAGGTAATTCAGATCGTAGAGCACCGAAAGCGGTAAAAAATTATGCTAAAACCAATCCTCATTCGATGGGAAAATGGTCAGCAGATTCAAAAACTAAGGTTGCTAGCATGACTGAAGGTGATTTTTATGGTTCAGAAAAATCAGTAACTGTTACAGAAGCATCTCAATTTAAAATTGAATTTGTTGCAGCGGATGGTACAGTTAAAGAATTGAAAGGCCTAGCACCGTTAAAAGCTGGTGAAGTAATTGATAGTTCTGCGTTAAGTTTATCGGCATTAAAAGCCTTTGTTGCTAAAGAAATTGAAGAAGCAAAAGCGGCTGGAGTTTTATTATCTGCGCATTTAAAAGCAACGATGATGAAAGTTTCTGATCCAATTATTTTTGGTGCAATTGTGGAAGTGTATTTTGCTGATGTTTTTACTAAATATGCTGATTTATTTAAATCATTAAATGTTGATACAAGCAATGGTTTAGGTGATGTTTATGCAAAAATCGCAGGCAATGCTCAGCAAGCAGAAGTTGAAGCTGCAATTGCTGCTGCAATTGAAAACGGTCCGGCTTTAGCAATGGTAAATTCTGATAAAGGAATTACCAATCTTCATGTGCCAAGTGATGTAATTGTTGATGCCTCGATGCCAGCGATGATTCGTACCTCTGGCCAGATGTGGAACAAAGAAGGTAAAGCTCAAGATACCATTGCCTTAATTCCTGATCGTTGTTATGCAGGTGTTTACACCGCTACAATTGATGATTGTAAAGCAAACGGTGCTTTTGATGTAACTACAATTGGTTCGGTACCAAATGTTGGTTTAATGGCGCAAAAAGCGGAAGAATATGGTTCTCATGATAAAACTTTTCAAGCTGCTGCGAATGGAACAATTCGTGTAACCGATGCTGATGGAAAGGTTTTCTTCGATCAAAAAGTAGAAACGGGTGATATCTTTCGTATGTGTCAAACTAAAGATGCACCGATTCAGGATTGGGTTAAATTAGCAGTAAACCGAGCACGTTTATCAGAAACGCCTGCAGTTTTTTGGTTAGATGAAAATAGGGCTCACGATAAAGAAATCATTGCAAAAGTTAATACATACTTAAAAGATCATGATACTGAAGGATTAGATATTCGCATTTTGGCGCCAATTGAAGCTACAAAATTTACATTGGAACGTATTCGCAAGGGTGAGGATACCATTTCAGTTACAGGTAATGTGCTTCGTGATTATTTAACTGATTTATTCCCGATTTTAGAATTAGGAACTTCAGCAAAAATGCTATCTATCGTTCCATTAATGAATGGTGGCGGTTTATTTGAAACCGGTGCTGGTGGTTCAGCTCCAAAACACATTGAGCAATTTATAGAAGAAGGTTATCTACGTTGGGATTCTTTAGGAGAATTTTTAGCATTAGCCGTTTCGTTAGAACATTTGGGTCAGACTCAAAACAATGCAAAAGCTTTGGTTTTAGCTGAAACCTTAGATGTAGCAACAGAAAAATTCCTAGCAAACGATAAATCTCCAGCTCGTAAAGTTGGACAAATTGATAACCGCGGATCTCACTTTTATTTAGCTTTATATTGGGCGGAAGCTTTAGCGGGTCAATCTAAAGATTCAGATCTTCAAGCTAGATTTACGCCATTAGCCAAAGCGTTAGCGGAAAACGAAACCAAAATTAATGAAGAATTAATTGGAGCACAAGGCAAACCTCAAAACATTGGTGGTTATTATAATCCTAATGATGATTTAGCAAGCAAAGCGATGCGCCCAAGTGAAACCTTAAATAGTACATTGGCTTCTTTGTAA
- a CDS encoding PQQ-dependent sugar dehydrogenase encodes MKNKMIYSAMVCSVAFLACKSKPATEAQGEQDTVKTESGALNLPAPDTTASKTKFSKVIGWPEGKTPTAPAGFVVTRFASDIKSPRNMIIAPNGDVLVVLTNSERSTKEAIANAITGKAKSEVPGKSSNTVLLYRDADKDGKSELVTTFLTGLDQPYGMAIIGNSFYVANTDGVLQYPYKVGDTKITGQGKKILDLPAGGYNNHWTRNLITNADKTKIYVTVGSGSNAAEHGMDNEKRRANILEINPDGTGEKIYASGLRNPVGIDWAPGTNMLWTAVNERDGLGDDLVPDYITSVKPGAFYGWPFSYYGQNEDPRLKGKNPELVKKAIAPDVPMGAHTASLGLAFYKATKFPAKYQGGAFIGQHGSWNRSAISGYKVAFVPFKDGKPSGKPEDFLTGFVSDSDKAEVYGRPVGVTLTPDGALLVADDVSGIIWKVAAAK; translated from the coding sequence ATGAAAAATAAAATGATATATAGTGCAATGGTTTGTTCTGTTGCCTTTTTAGCCTGCAAATCCAAGCCTGCAACGGAAGCACAGGGCGAACAAGATACCGTAAAAACTGAAAGCGGAGCGCTTAATTTACCTGCACCTGATACAACTGCATCAAAAACAAAATTTAGCAAAGTTATTGGTTGGCCAGAAGGTAAAACCCCAACTGCACCTGCTGGGTTTGTGGTAACCAGATTTGCATCAGATATAAAAAGCCCTAGAAATATGATTATCGCACCTAACGGAGACGTTTTAGTTGTGCTTACAAATTCGGAAAGAAGTACCAAAGAAGCGATAGCGAACGCCATTACCGGAAAGGCGAAATCAGAAGTTCCAGGTAAAAGTTCTAACACTGTTTTATTGTATCGCGATGCAGATAAAGACGGAAAATCAGAATTAGTTACTACATTTTTAACTGGTTTAGATCAACCTTATGGTATGGCTATAATTGGAAATTCTTTTTATGTTGCCAATACCGATGGCGTTTTGCAATATCCATATAAAGTCGGCGATACTAAAATAACTGGTCAGGGTAAAAAGATTTTAGATCTGCCTGCAGGTGGATATAATAACCATTGGACAAGAAATTTAATTACCAATGCAGATAAAACTAAAATATATGTTACCGTAGGTTCTGGTAGTAATGCTGCTGAACATGGAATGGATAATGAGAAACGCCGTGCCAATATTTTGGAAATTAATCCTGATGGAACAGGAGAAAAAATATACGCTAGCGGGTTAAGAAATCCTGTTGGAATTGATTGGGCGCCAGGAACAAACATGCTTTGGACTGCCGTAAATGAACGTGATGGTTTGGGCGATGACCTTGTGCCAGATTACATTACAAGTGTTAAACCTGGAGCATTTTATGGTTGGCCATTTTCTTATTATGGTCAAAACGAAGATCCAAGGTTGAAAGGTAAGAATCCTGAATTGGTAAAAAAGGCCATTGCACCGGATGTTCCTATGGGTGCACATACTGCTTCTTTAGGTTTAGCTTTTTATAAAGCGACTAAATTTCCCGCTAAATATCAGGGTGGCGCATTTATCGGGCAACATGGATCATGGAATCGTTCAGCGATTTCAGGATATAAAGTTGCTTTCGTGCCATTTAAAGATGGGAAACCAAGTGGTAAACCAGAAGACTTTTTAACGGGTTTCGTTTCAGATTCAGATAAAGCGGAAGTTTATGGCCGACCAGTTGGCGTAACATTAACACCTGACGGCGCACTATTGGTTGCGGATGATGTTAGTGGAATCATTTGGAAAGTTGCCGCTGCTAAATAA